One part of the Nostoc sp. PCC 7120 = FACHB-418 genome encodes these proteins:
- the pstS gene encoding phosphate ABC transporter substrate-binding protein PstS: MNFSTTVLQRVFTTAVVTSAVVVTPIFTAIAQAQTLNGAGATFPAPLYERYAREVRKKHPELRINYQAIGSGGGIRQTIAGTVDFGGSDAAMTDAEIAKVKNGVILVPTAGGAVSVVYNVPGVNNLRLSRATLPAIFSGQITNWNDAKIRADNPGVNLPNQPIRFAVRADSSGTTFIFTNHLSSISPYFKGRVGANTAPKWTLPNVLRGRGNPGVAALIARTPGSIGYVEYAYATQNRLRSAQIQNRRGEFVAPSLQSANAALSAVSFPDNFRVFVGDPGQGYPIVGLTWMMVYRQYADAAKSQAIKKWINWVLKEGQQFNDDLNYTRIPDAVANRVLQTVNSNVKP, translated from the coding sequence ATGAATTTTTCCACCACCGTTTTACAGCGTGTATTTACTACTGCTGTGGTAACATCTGCTGTTGTTGTTACTCCTATTTTTACAGCGATAGCTCAAGCTCAAACTCTCAACGGAGCAGGAGCTACTTTCCCTGCTCCACTATACGAACGGTATGCTCGTGAAGTTAGAAAGAAGCATCCAGAACTGAGAATTAACTACCAAGCAATTGGTAGTGGTGGTGGTATTCGGCAAACAATTGCTGGAACTGTTGACTTTGGTGGTAGTGATGCTGCGATGACGGATGCTGAAATTGCTAAAGTCAAAAATGGTGTCATCCTAGTGCCAACCGCAGGTGGGGCTGTTTCCGTTGTTTATAATGTTCCGGGTGTCAATAATCTCAGATTATCCCGTGCAACATTACCAGCAATTTTTTCTGGTCAAATTACGAACTGGAACGATGCCAAAATTAGAGCTGATAATCCTGGTGTAAATCTGCCAAACCAGCCTATTAGATTCGCTGTGCGTGCGGATAGTAGTGGTACAACCTTCATTTTCACAAACCACCTGAGTTCTATCAGTCCCTATTTTAAAGGCAGAGTTGGTGCTAACACAGCACCCAAATGGACTTTACCAAACGTCCTCAGAGGTAGAGGAAACCCTGGTGTAGCGGCTTTAATAGCCCGGACTCCTGGCTCTATTGGCTACGTAGAATATGCCTATGCTACCCAAAATAGACTTAGATCAGCCCAGATTCAAAACAGAAGAGGAGAATTTGTAGCGCCTTCTCTCCAATCTGCTAACGCTGCTTTATCAGCTGTCAGTTTCCCAGACAATTTCCGCGTTTTTGTAGGAGACCCAGGACAAGGATATCCCATTGTGGGACTCACCTGGATGATGGTTTATAGACAGTATGCTGATGCTGCTAAATCTCAAGCTATCAAAAAGTGGATCAACTGGGTTTTAAAAGAGGGTCAACAATTTAACGATGACCTTAATTACACCAGAATTCCTGATGCTGTGGCTAATCGTGTGTTGCAAACAGTCA
- the era gene encoding GTPase Era, whose amino-acid sequence MTAELKVASIDNHISSLSGEVSIPQAPPEFKSGFIGIIGRPNVGKSTLMNQLVGQKIAITSPVAQTTRNRLRGIVTTPEAQLIFVDTPGIHKPHHQLGEVLVKNAKLAIESVDVVLFVVDGAVACGAGDRFIADLLIHSKTPVILGINKVDQQPPDSQKIDESYQQLASAYQWPTVKFSAKTGAELPQLQELLVEHLEHGPYYYPPDLVTDQPERFIMGELIREQILLLTREEVPHSVAIAIDLVEETPTITRVLATIHVERDSQKGILIGKGGSMLKSIGSAAREQIQKLIAGKVYLELFVKVQPKWRHSRVRLAELGYRVEE is encoded by the coding sequence ATGACGGCGGAACTAAAAGTGGCTAGTATTGATAATCACATCTCCTCCTTATCAGGCGAAGTATCAATCCCCCAAGCTCCACCTGAATTTAAATCAGGCTTTATCGGCATTATCGGCCGTCCTAATGTCGGTAAATCTACTTTGATGAATCAATTAGTAGGGCAAAAAATTGCCATTACCTCACCAGTAGCGCAAACAACACGCAATCGTTTGAGAGGAATTGTCACTACACCAGAGGCGCAGTTAATCTTTGTTGATACGCCAGGAATTCACAAACCCCATCATCAATTAGGTGAAGTACTGGTGAAAAATGCCAAACTCGCTATTGAATCAGTGGATGTAGTACTGTTTGTTGTCGATGGTGCAGTGGCTTGTGGTGCAGGCGATCGCTTTATTGCCGATTTACTAATTCATAGCAAAACCCCGGTGATTTTGGGCATCAATAAAGTAGACCAACAACCCCCCGATTCCCAAAAGATTGATGAGAGCTACCAGCAGTTAGCAAGTGCTTATCAATGGCCGACGGTAAAATTTTCGGCTAAGACCGGTGCAGAGTTGCCCCAACTACAAGAATTATTAGTAGAGCATTTAGAGCATGGGCCGTACTATTATCCCCCAGACTTGGTAACAGACCAGCCAGAACGGTTTATTATGGGGGAATTAATCCGAGAGCAGATTTTGCTGTTGACTCGTGAAGAAGTACCTCATTCAGTAGCGATCGCCATTGATTTAGTCGAAGAAACACCAACTATTACCCGCGTCCTCGCAACCATCCACGTTGAGCGCGATTCCCAAAAAGGTATTCTCATCGGGAAAGGTGGTTCAATGCTCAAATCCATCGGTAGCGCAGCCCGCGAGCAAATTCAAAAGCTCATTGCTGGTAAAGTCTATCTAGAGCTATTCGTCAAAGTCCAACCCAAATGGCGACACTCCCGCGTCAGACTAGCAGAGTTAGGCTATCGCGTGGAAGAATAG
- a CDS encoding response regulator: MSPNTGYFLNLPSNAPRLRILIVEDDPMMQLGLEQSLMAHPQLEIVGQAEDGYLGVQAALALKPDLVVMDIGLPRIDGIAATQQIKAALPETHVVMLTSHKTETEIIAALSSGADAYCIKGASIERLLNAIAAAVDGATYLDPQIARQVIDHLKPPSAKGNTANLSGRELEVLKLMVEGLSNPEIAEKLYLSPNTVKTHVRGIMNKLAVDDRVQAAVVALRSGLV; encoded by the coding sequence ATGTCTCCCAATACCGGCTATTTTCTTAATCTGCCAAGTAATGCTCCCCGGTTGCGAATTTTGATTGTGGAAGATGATCCAATGATGCAACTGGGGTTGGAACAGTCGTTAATGGCTCATCCCCAATTAGAGATTGTAGGACAAGCAGAAGACGGCTATTTAGGTGTACAAGCAGCACTAGCACTGAAACCGGATTTGGTAGTCATGGATATTGGCTTACCACGAATTGATGGGATTGCAGCGACACAGCAAATCAAAGCCGCACTACCGGAAACTCATGTGGTGATGTTGACATCCCATAAAACAGAAACAGAAATTATTGCCGCACTTTCAAGCGGTGCAGATGCTTATTGTATCAAAGGTGCAAGCATCGAGCGATTGTTGAATGCGATCGCCGCCGCCGTCGATGGTGCAACCTACCTCGATCCCCAGATTGCGCGACAAGTAATTGATCATCTCAAACCCCCCTCAGCAAAGGGAAATACCGCCAATCTATCTGGACGGGAGTTAGAAGTATTAAAACTCATGGTAGAAGGACTGAGTAACCCAGAGATAGCCGAGAAACTTTATCTCAGTCCTAATACTGTGAAAACTCACGTCCGGGGAATTATGAATAAATTAGCGGTTGACGATCGCGTCCAAGCGGCTGTTGTGGCGCTACGTTCTGGTTTAGTATAG
- a CDS encoding glycosyltransferase family 2 protein — MPKKVSVIIPCFNAEKWIREAIESCLTQTYADVEIIVIDDGSTDNSLEIIKTFGNEIIWRSYPQQGGNHARNRGFELSQGEYIQYLDADDYILPEKIEKQVNFLETTGADVVYGDWRHQRHLPDDSSFLDKIEISGVQADILAALLANWWVALAALMYKRSVVENSDRWDETLPAAQDRDFFLSVVMNGAKVAYQPGCYAVYRRYGSVTVSTSSKARWLKSHHLVLKKAEQQLLQKNQLSMKYRHALAKSYFDLAREALFFDYKQYLMFLEESLVMFPEFKANSKRRFYRLLQDILGFRQTERIACTVLFVKKFISARTWEMRNRGYTG, encoded by the coding sequence ATGCCCAAAAAAGTTTCGGTAATTATACCTTGTTTTAATGCTGAAAAATGGATAAGAGAAGCAATTGAAAGTTGCTTAACACAAACCTATGCTGATGTTGAAATAATTGTCATTGATGATGGTTCTACAGATAATTCTCTAGAAATCATCAAAACTTTTGGAAACGAAATTATTTGGCGGAGTTACCCCCAACAGGGAGGAAATCATGCTAGGAATCGTGGTTTTGAACTGTCTCAGGGAGAATATATTCAATACTTGGATGCAGATGATTATATTTTACCTGAAAAGATAGAAAAACAAGTTAATTTTCTCGAAACAACTGGTGCAGATGTTGTTTATGGTGATTGGAGACATCAGCGCCATTTACCTGACGATTCCAGTTTTCTAGATAAGATAGAAATTTCTGGGGTGCAAGCAGATATTTTAGCGGCTTTACTCGCTAATTGGTGGGTTGCTTTAGCTGCTTTAATGTATAAACGAAGTGTAGTAGAAAATAGTGATAGATGGGATGAAACTTTACCTGCCGCGCAAGATAGAGATTTTTTTCTGTCTGTGGTCATGAATGGAGCTAAAGTTGCTTATCAACCAGGTTGCTACGCTGTATACAGGCGATATGGTTCTGTCACAGTTTCTACCTCTTCTAAAGCTCGTTGGTTAAAAAGCCATCATCTAGTATTAAAGAAAGCTGAACAGCAATTATTACAGAAAAACCAACTTTCTATGAAGTATCGTCATGCTTTAGCAAAGTCATATTTTGATTTAGCTAGAGAAGCTTTGTTCTTTGACTATAAGCAATACTTAATGTTCTTAGAAGAGTCTTTGGTGATGTTTCCAGAGTTTAAAGCTAATAGTAAAAGAAGATTTTATCGGTTGTTACAAGATATTTTGGGCTTTCGCCAGACCGAACGAATTGCTTGTACTGTTTTGTTTGTCAAAAAGTTCATCTCTGCAAGAACCTGGGAAATGAGAAATCGTGGCTATACAGGATAA
- a CDS encoding glycosyltransferase family 2 protein translates to MSNPLLSIIIPTHNRPHLVTHAVQSALEQTMEDLEVIVVDDASTQPIDLPSHPRLRLIRLLQSHGGAGARNVGLEAALGRWVAFLDDDDRLLPQMAEVSLEALSQTSLPAPVAVISGLEEVNAQGKVLGQRLPPPLRPRGVHFFLEEIEPDQSYNTKQTLVVEREVLQKIGGWDEEMRSRVHSELFLRLNPACSIIGLPIITYQLYNHGGQRVSRNPMLRQESFLRLVHKHKSLFQAHPQMFAKLVYEHANKCYEIGLKREAFYNLFWSMQLDPLQIAPRVVTRVYQSRLKFVIRSYKLKH, encoded by the coding sequence ATGAGCAATCCCCTACTCAGCATTATCATTCCCACTCATAACCGACCTCATTTAGTGACTCATGCTGTTCAAAGTGCGCTTGAGCAAACTATGGAGGATTTGGAAGTGATTGTAGTTGATGATGCGTCTACACAGCCGATAGACTTACCTAGTCATCCCCGGTTGCGATTGATTCGTTTATTGCAGTCTCATGGTGGTGCAGGAGCGCGTAACGTCGGACTAGAAGCAGCTCTTGGTCGATGGGTAGCCTTTTTAGATGATGACGATCGCCTACTTCCCCAGATGGCAGAGGTATCATTAGAGGCATTATCGCAAACATCCTTACCCGCACCTGTAGCGGTGATATCGGGTTTAGAAGAAGTCAACGCTCAAGGAAAAGTCCTTGGTCAACGTTTACCGCCACCACTCCGACCCCGTGGTGTCCATTTCTTTCTCGAAGAAATCGAACCCGATCAATCTTACAATACTAAGCAAACCCTAGTGGTTGAGCGTGAAGTGCTGCAAAAAATCGGTGGTTGGGATGAGGAAATGCGATCGCGCGTTCACTCAGAACTCTTTTTACGACTCAACCCCGCTTGCTCAATTATCGGTCTACCCATCATTACCTACCAGTTATATAACCACGGAGGACAAAGAGTTTCACGTAATCCTATGCTTCGCCAGGAAAGCTTTTTACGGCTAGTGCATAAACATAAATCTCTTTTCCAAGCCCATCCACAAATGTTTGCTAAGTTGGTCTATGAACACGCTAACAAATGTTATGAAATTGGTCTAAAACGTGAAGCTTTTTACAATTTATTTTGGTCAATGCAACTAGATCCTCTGCAAATAGCGCCTCGCGTTGTCACTAGAGTTTATCAATCGAGACTAAAATTTGTAATTCGTAGTTATAAATTAAAACATTAA
- a CDS encoding ABC transporter ATP-binding protein, which yields MIKLIEPKNYVNSQDTDLLISVDNVSKKFCRDLKKSLLYGLQDITAELSGGNRNSDTLRRKEFWALKDVSFQLRRGEALGLVGSNGAGKSTLLRIISGLIKPDTGSVKVRGRVAPLIALGAGFNPILTGRENIYANMAILGLSTKKIAERFQEVIDFSEIGDAIDAPVQTYSSGMAARLGFACAVHVEPDILLIDEVLAVGDTKFKIKCHRKLAQLRENGTAFILVSHNSHSILNVCDSSIYLSKGQLITSGETEAVIRKYEEDLCLSGTESALGKMILPEKPQAKSLGLSITAVFFRDEQGNLLEAPFSGESAYLCVECKSYQKIEQANLGILVTALSGENGLVQYITSHSDRQDLTILPGTSEIQMYMPYCSFVPGVYSAKIYIRRGVESFDIVESFRFTVKSNKTISRCLFYQPRTWQVINQ from the coding sequence ATGATTAAGTTAATAGAGCCGAAAAATTACGTAAATTCTCAAGATACTGATTTATTAATTTCAGTTGATAATGTTTCTAAAAAATTCTGTAGAGACTTAAAAAAATCCTTATTATATGGTCTTCAAGATATTACCGCCGAATTATCCGGAGGTAATAGAAACAGTGATACGTTGCGTCGAAAAGAGTTTTGGGCGCTCAAAGATGTCAGCTTTCAGTTACGACGGGGAGAAGCATTAGGTTTAGTCGGCTCAAATGGTGCTGGTAAAAGTACACTCCTACGGATCATTAGTGGTCTAATTAAACCTGACACTGGTTCCGTGAAAGTGAGAGGTAGAGTCGCTCCACTAATCGCCTTGGGAGCAGGATTTAATCCTATTTTGACAGGGCGAGAAAATATTTATGCAAATATGGCAATTCTGGGTCTATCTACTAAAAAAATTGCCGAAAGATTTCAAGAGGTAATAGATTTTTCTGAGATTGGGGATGCTATTGATGCACCTGTACAAACCTATAGCTCTGGGATGGCTGCTAGATTAGGATTTGCTTGTGCAGTTCATGTAGAACCAGATATTTTATTAATTGACGAAGTTCTCGCAGTGGGAGATACCAAATTTAAAATTAAATGTCATCGTAAGTTAGCACAATTGCGGGAAAATGGCACAGCTTTTATATTAGTTTCTCATAACTCCCATAGTATCCTCAATGTTTGTGATTCATCAATTTATTTATCAAAAGGTCAATTGATTACATCTGGTGAGACGGAAGCCGTAATTCGTAAATATGAAGAAGACCTGTGTTTAAGTGGAACTGAAAGTGCGTTAGGAAAAATGATTTTACCTGAAAAGCCACAAGCAAAGAGTCTAGGTTTAAGTATTACTGCTGTCTTTTTTAGGGATGAACAGGGTAATTTATTAGAAGCGCCCTTTTCCGGTGAATCTGCTTATTTGTGTGTAGAATGCAAGTCTTACCAAAAAATCGAGCAAGCAAACTTAGGTATACTAGTAACGGCTTTGTCAGGAGAAAATGGGCTGGTTCAATACATAACCTCTCATAGCGATCGCCAAGATTTAACAATCCTCCCAGGAACATCAGAAATCCAAATGTATATGCCATACTGCTCCTTTGTTCCTGGTGTCTACAGTGCAAAAATATATATCAGACGAGGTGTAGAGTCTTTTGATATTGTTGAATCTTTTAGATTTACTGTGAAGAGTAACAAAACTATCAGTAGATGTTTATTTTACCAACCACGTACATGGCAAGTCATCAATCAATAA
- a CDS encoding ABC transporter permease, whose product MLPEIVYQPESMLRHPIQLFKLMWRDLLASRELAWRLMVRDISAQYRQSFLGIAWAFLPPIVMATSFTLANEAKVINIGVTDLPYPAYVMFSTALWQTFVEALNGPVQAVSAARPMLARVNFPREALILAKVGEVFFNFAIKLILIVGLFIWFRIPTNWTVILTPVPLIHLILLGTFIGILLAPLGVLYQDVSKALSLVTGFWLFLTPVIYPVPKAGIFGWLVNFNPVTPLLVTIRELATTGVVSHPHGFWVVSAITLVALFITWVGFRLAMPFVVERVSS is encoded by the coding sequence ATGCTGCCTGAGATAGTTTATCAGCCTGAGAGTATGCTTAGGCATCCGATACAATTGTTCAAACTCATGTGGCGAGACTTGCTAGCTTCTCGTGAACTAGCTTGGCGATTGATGGTCAGGGATATCAGCGCTCAATATCGCCAATCGTTTTTAGGAATTGCTTGGGCTTTCTTACCACCAATTGTTATGGCTACTAGTTTTACCCTAGCTAATGAAGCCAAAGTAATTAATATTGGTGTCACGGATTTACCTTACCCAGCTTATGTCATGTTCAGCACTGCATTGTGGCAGACATTTGTTGAAGCTTTAAACGGGCCTGTACAAGCAGTATCAGCAGCCAGACCCATGTTAGCCAGAGTTAACTTTCCACGAGAAGCACTGATTTTAGCAAAGGTAGGCGAAGTATTTTTTAACTTTGCCATCAAGCTAATTTTAATTGTGGGATTGTTTATCTGGTTTCGCATTCCCACCAATTGGACTGTGATTTTAACTCCAGTTCCACTAATTCACTTAATTTTGTTGGGAACATTTATTGGTATTTTATTAGCCCCATTAGGAGTACTCTATCAAGATGTGTCCAAAGCACTATCCCTTGTTACGGGGTTTTGGCTGTTCCTCACTCCTGTAATTTATCCAGTTCCTAAAGCGGGAATCTTTGGGTGGTTGGTTAATTTCAACCCGGTCACTCCTTTATTAGTGACAATCAGAGAATTAGCTACAACAGGAGTAGTATCCCATCCTCATGGCTTTTGGGTGGTGAGTGCAATCACTCTTGTGGCATTATTCATAACTTGGGTTGGATTTCGTTTAGCTATGCCTTTTGTGGTTGAGAGAGTTAGTTCTTAA
- a CDS encoding glycosyltransferase family 2 protein, with protein sequence MTNSSATPDVTIIVSPRERFSCTREALESIYENSDYPFQLIYIDGASPRHIQKYLAEQAQQKQFQLIRTDYYLSPNHARNLGLGQVTTKYVVFIDNDVVVTPGWLKPLVHCAEETGATIVSPLICQGSPLHTEVHCAGGESRIKVETKGGITRRKMIEKIYKQGRKVADVLPHLQRQQTGLAEFHCMMVRTEIFQQIGLLDEALLNTKEHVDLCILVADAGGTVYLEPESVMTYITSKPLEQTDINYYMLRWSDAWELASLKRLSEKWNLTEDEYFKNKYKRLGWRRQMALISPFVRKLPIGKFGWRVVGKLLLTIDKVVNRYITTRYAQKHLQNLS encoded by the coding sequence ATGACAAACTCATCAGCCACTCCCGACGTAACAATCATTGTTTCTCCACGGGAACGTTTCAGTTGCACCCGTGAAGCCTTAGAAAGCATTTACGAAAATAGCGATTATCCATTCCAACTAATTTATATAGATGGTGCTTCCCCCAGACATATCCAGAAATATTTGGCAGAACAAGCACAGCAAAAGCAATTTCAGCTAATTCGCACAGATTACTATCTCTCACCAAACCATGCTCGCAACCTTGGTCTGGGTCAAGTAACTACCAAATATGTAGTCTTCATTGATAACGATGTGGTAGTAACCCCTGGCTGGCTCAAGCCTTTAGTGCATTGTGCCGAAGAAACAGGCGCAACTATAGTTAGTCCCTTGATTTGCCAAGGTTCTCCTCTACACACAGAAGTACATTGTGCAGGTGGGGAATCAAGAATTAAGGTAGAAACTAAAGGCGGCATCACCAGACGCAAGATGATTGAGAAGATTTATAAACAAGGTCGAAAGGTAGCTGATGTCCTTCCCCATCTACAACGCCAACAAACCGGACTAGCAGAGTTTCACTGCATGATGGTACGCACAGAAATATTTCAACAAATTGGTCTGTTAGATGAAGCCCTGCTAAACACCAAAGAACACGTTGATTTATGTATCTTAGTAGCTGACGCTGGTGGTACAGTCTATCTGGAACCAGAGTCTGTCATGACTTACATAACCAGCAAACCTCTAGAGCAGACAGACATCAATTACTATATGCTGCGTTGGAGTGATGCTTGGGAATTAGCCAGCCTCAAACGCTTGAGTGAAAAGTGGAACCTCACGGAAGACGAGTACTTTAAAAATAAGTACAAACGCTTGGGATGGCGGCGACAAATGGCACTTATCAGCCCTTTTGTCCGTAAATTACCTATAGGCAAATTTGGCTGGCGAGTAGTAGGTAAACTGCTGCTAACCATAGACAAGGTTGTTAACCGTTATATTACTACCCGTTACGCTCAAAAACACTTGCAAAATTTGTCATAA
- a CDS encoding colanic acid biosynthesis glycosyltransferase WcaL, which yields MKIAVLVDKFPVISETFVVNQIVGLMVRGHKVDIYSSNNISPNDSHKIHPDVENYHLLDITRNHPQIPKNYFLRVLQAIRLIAINFHRSPLVILRSLNFFQYGRRAVSLRLLYLALNLIKAPAYDIIHCQFGTLAIDGMILRDIGAIKGKLITSFRGYDISWFVQQYGNNVYDQLFAKGDFFLTNCEYFKSRAIQLGCDPKKIVVHGSGIDCSRFPFKDRYLHPGQKIRIATTGRLIEKKGIEYGICAVAKVLQFYPNIEYQIIGDGELKETLQQLIQSLDITDKVKLVGWKTQPEIIKILDQSDIFIAPSVTAKDGNQDAPVNTLKEAMIMGLPVIATTHGGIPELVEDGISGFLVPERDAEAIAKKLIDLIEHPAIWSSMGRAGRAYVESHYDMNKLNDELVEIYRQVMMNNFPTQEPVLASVVALQ from the coding sequence ATGAAGATTGCTGTTTTAGTTGACAAATTTCCAGTTATTTCAGAAACGTTCGTTGTCAATCAAATTGTTGGGCTGATGGTACGTGGACATAAAGTTGATATTTATAGTAGTAATAATATCAGCCCAAATGATTCCCACAAAATACATCCAGATGTAGAAAATTATCATTTACTTGATATCACACGCAATCATCCACAAATTCCTAAAAATTATTTTTTGCGTGTTTTACAAGCTATAAGATTAATAGCTATTAATTTTCATAGATCACCTTTAGTAATTCTGCGATCGCTAAATTTTTTCCAGTATGGTAGACGAGCAGTCTCCTTACGTTTACTATACCTAGCGCTCAATTTGATAAAAGCTCCAGCCTATGACATTATTCACTGTCAGTTTGGCACACTCGCAATTGATGGCATGATACTGCGTGATATTGGTGCGATCAAAGGTAAGTTGATTACGTCGTTTCGTGGCTATGATATCAGTTGGTTTGTGCAACAATATGGTAATAATGTTTACGACCAACTATTTGCTAAAGGAGATTTTTTCTTAACAAATTGTGAATATTTTAAAAGCAGGGCTATCCAATTAGGTTGCGACCCAAAAAAAATTGTCGTACATGGTTCAGGAATAGATTGCAGTCGCTTTCCTTTTAAAGATAGATATTTACATCCAGGTCAAAAAATTCGCATTGCCACCACTGGTCGTCTCATCGAAAAAAAAGGTATAGAATATGGCATTTGTGCTGTAGCTAAGGTTTTGCAATTTTATCCCAATATCGAATACCAAATTATTGGAGATGGAGAGTTAAAAGAAACTTTACAACAACTAATCCAGTCATTAGATATTACAGATAAAGTCAAATTAGTAGGCTGGAAAACACAGCCAGAAATCATTAAAATTCTGGATCAATCAGACATTTTTATAGCTCCCAGTGTGACAGCTAAAGATGGCAATCAAGATGCTCCAGTTAATACCCTAAAAGAAGCTATGATTATGGGTTTACCAGTCATAGCTACCACTCACGGTGGTATTCCCGAACTAGTTGAAGATGGGATTTCTGGTTTTCTCGTACCGGAACGAGATGCTGAGGCTATAGCTAAAAAACTCATTGATTTGATAGAGCATCCAGCAATTTGGTCATCAATGGGTCGTGCTGGTCGTGCTTATGTAGAATCACACTATGACATGAACAAGCTTAATGATGAGCTTGTAGAGATTTATCGCCAAGTAATGATGAATAATTTCCCTACTCAAGAGCCAGTTTTAGCTTCAGTCGTGGCTTTGCAATAA
- a CDS encoding NAD(P)/FAD-dependent oxidoreductase codes for MSLTEEILSQLPGDVLGNLRHADDVLKSIRENTALTPSVVKESPATLGTVDWDAIICGGTLGILIGCALAVRGLRVALLERGTLRGREQEWNISRKELEVFVELNLLTQEELKKAIATEYNPARVQFKDGAEVWVKDVLNIGVDPVYLLATLKQKFLDAGGQLFEHTPFTEVVVHSDGVIVNQQFTAKLLIDAMGHLSPITKQARQGKKPDALCLVVGSCAQGFSENPAGDLILSFTSLQNQCQYFWEAFPARDGRTTYLFTYMDAHPQRLSLEDLFGEYLRLLPEYQGVELQQLKFQRALFGFFPSDRQSPLKTPWNRILPVGDSSGNQSPLSFGGFGAMVRHLKRLTLGTQEALQTEQLSATALALLQPYQPSLSVTWLFQKAMSVGVNQNIAPEQINQLLSTVFQEMEQLGTPVLKPFLQDIVQFSALTQTLAKTGLSHPALVAKIIPQVGLVNLLDWLVHYTNLGIYTALFALSPTLETWIKNFPPTQQYYWHRLMDAWKFGSGADYNV; via the coding sequence ATGTCTCTAACCGAAGAAATTCTCTCCCAACTACCAGGGGATGTTTTAGGAAATTTACGCCATGCTGATGATGTACTCAAATCTATTCGAGAAAATACTGCACTGACACCCTCAGTAGTTAAAGAAAGCCCAGCAACCTTAGGTACTGTAGACTGGGACGCAATTATTTGTGGTGGTACATTAGGCATTTTAATTGGTTGTGCCTTAGCGGTGCGGGGGTTGCGGGTGGCGTTACTGGAGAGAGGTACTTTGCGGGGTAGGGAACAAGAGTGGAATATCTCCCGTAAAGAGTTAGAAGTCTTTGTGGAGTTGAATCTGCTGACACAAGAGGAGTTAAAGAAAGCGATCGCCACTGAATATAATCCAGCCAGAGTCCAATTTAAGGATGGTGCAGAGGTTTGGGTCAAGGATGTCTTAAATATTGGTGTAGATCCAGTTTATTTACTAGCTACCTTAAAACAAAAATTTTTAGATGCTGGTGGTCAGTTATTTGAACATACACCTTTTACAGAAGTAGTCGTTCATTCTGATGGGGTGATAGTCAATCAGCAATTCACCGCTAAATTATTGATAGATGCAATGGGACACCTTTCCCCCATCACCAAACAAGCACGCCAAGGCAAAAAACCAGATGCACTTTGCTTAGTGGTGGGTAGTTGCGCTCAAGGTTTTAGTGAAAATCCTGCTGGAGATTTAATTTTATCTTTTACATCTTTGCAGAACCAATGTCAGTATTTTTGGGAAGCCTTCCCCGCTAGAGATGGTAGGACAACATATCTATTCACTTACATGGATGCTCATCCCCAACGCTTGAGCTTAGAAGACTTGTTTGGAGAATATTTGCGCCTATTACCAGAATACCAAGGTGTAGAATTACAGCAGTTAAAATTTCAAAGAGCCTTGTTTGGATTTTTTCCTAGCGATCGCCAAAGTCCACTAAAAACACCCTGGAACCGTATCCTACCAGTAGGAGACAGTAGCGGTAATCAATCACCCCTAAGTTTTGGCGGTTTTGGTGCAATGGTACGCCACCTGAAGCGTTTAACATTAGGTACACAGGAAGCCTTGCAAACTGAGCAATTATCAGCCACAGCACTAGCACTATTGCAACCATATCAACCAAGCCTTAGTGTTACTTGGTTATTTCAAAAAGCTATGAGCGTTGGTGTCAATCAAAATATTGCTCCAGAGCAAATTAACCAACTGCTATCAACGGTGTTTCAAGAAATGGAACAACTAGGAACACCCGTATTAAAACCTTTTTTACAAGATATAGTCCAATTTTCGGCATTGACACAAACACTAGCAAAGACTGGCTTATCTCATCCAGCATTGGTTGCCAAAATAATTCCTCAAGTAGGTTTAGTCAATCTATTAGATTGGCTAGTGCATTACACCAACTTAGGCATTTATACTGCGTTGTTCGCACTAAGTCCAACCTTAGAAACCTGGATCAAAAATTTTCCACCTACGCAACAATACTATTGGCATCGTTTAATGGATGCTTGGAAATTCGGTTCTGGCGCTGATTATAACGTTTAA